Below is a window of Stygiolobus azoricus DNA.
CTTTCATGAAGAAACTTTCCATATAATATTACATTTGCCCCATAAGATTTAGTAGCTAAATACTTAGATATTGGAGCAGTTTCGGGCATTACAATCGTTGCCTTAATTCCTAAAGCCTTAGCGGCATAAGCTACACCCTGTGCGTGGTTACCAGCAGAGACTGCTATTACACCTCTTTTCCTCTCTTCTTCCGATAATCTAATTAACCTAGAAAATGCACCCCTTACTTTAAACGAACCAGTCTTTTGTAAGTTTTCCATTTTTAGATATACGTCTGCATTAGTAGTCCTTGATAAGGTATTGGAATAATCTAAAGGAGTCTCATGAATATACTTTCTGATTAGCTCTTTGGTCTTAACAATTTCATTAAAATATTCATACCATGTCATTCAGGCAAACCCTACCCTCATCATTTTTCAGCGATCGAAGGCCTCATCCTCGTTATTGAACTCCTTGTATAACTTATTAAAGGTATCTTCTAATAGTTCTGGAAGTACCTTTATCCCGCCTATCACTGGCATGAAATTAGCATCACCGTTCCATCTCGGAACTATATGAACGTGAACGTGCTGATCTATACCTGCTCCGGCTACCCTCCCAATATTTATACCTAGATTAAATCCGTCCGGGGAATATACCTTCCTAAGGATTTTTATGGCTCTTTTTACTATAGAGAAGAGCTCTAAAGCCTCTTCATCAGATAATAACTCAATACTACTAACATGCCTATAGGGAACTACCATGATATGACCCGGATTATATGGGTAAGCGTTCAGTATTACAAAATTAAATTTGCCTCTATAAACTATTAAGTGTTCTTTATCATCAGTTGATTTTGGAAAATCACAGAAAATGCAAGAGTCATCTTTCTTTTTAGAAGCTTCTGAGATATATTTTGACCTCCAAGGAGCCCATAATACGTCCATACTTACCTAAACAATAAAAAGTAATGAGTAAATAAATAGTTTAAACCTTAATTTTGTAGTTTACTCCTCAGCATCTCTTATTCCTTCTTCAGTTATGGCAAATACAACTTCTCCTTCAGGCAAATGAGGAGCGTCTACTACTCTAGCTATTCTCTTATTTCCTCTACTCTTCTTTATTTGAATTCTGATACCTGGAACATGATATAAGGTATGACCTCCAACAGCTACAGTCGGATCTCCGTAAAACATATCTGGTCTCGCCATAACTTGATTGGTAATTATTGTAGCTATGTCATACATTTCAGCTAACCTAACTAGCTGGTGTAAGTGTTTGTTGAGCTTTTGCTGTCTTACAGCCAAGTTTTCTCTACCAGGGTACTCAGCCCTGAAATGTGACGTTACCGAATCTACAATTACTAATTTGATTGCTGGTTCTTTTGTAATCAGTTCTTGCAAATCCTCTACTATAGCCATTTGATGATCTGAATTAATAGCCCTCATATAGTATATGTTATTCATTGCAGTATCCGGATCTAATCCCACTGCTTTAGCCATAGCCTCTATTCTCTCCCATCTGAAAGTACCTTCAGTATCTATGTATACAGCCTTGCCGTTAAGACCGCCTTTTTCGGGCGGTAATTGAACATTAACACTAAGCTGATGACACAATTGTGTCTTTCCAGAACCGAACTCTCCAAAAAATTCCGTCATAGTTCTCGTTTCTATCCCTCCGCCTAAAAGTCCGTCTAATGCTTGACTGCTTGTTGTAATTTTCTTAGTATTCATTCTTTCTTTTTTAACCTCAAGAGCTGTCTTGAATCTAATATCTAATGCTTCTCTAGCTTCTTTTATTATTCTTTGTGCTGTAGTTTGTGGAATTCCAGCAGCTACACTTAAGTCTTGTGGTGATGCTACTGCTACTGCTTCTAGTGTGGAATAACCCGCCTCTATCAACTTATTAAGTATACTTTGTCCTATTCCAGGTAAATCGGATAGGCTCTTTACTTTCTTTCCATCACCGTTTGTTGACATATACCAAATCACCAACCGTAAAATCTAAAGTATATACTTTCTACAGATACCTAATAAACATTATTTTCCCTCTCTTAAATACCAACCTATATCTAAATCAGGTATTATCTCTATGAATTTTTTCTTTATTTTAACCCTAGCAAAAGCTACAAAAATACCGTCTTCTGAGTATATTAAATATTTTTTATTATCTGTCAACTCACAAGTGGCTTTAACATCCCTAAAATTAATCAATACGGATTTACCGTAGGTAAGTTTCTCTACTAACTTTGAATTATTTAAGAAAATTTTATTTTTACAAACTTGCGATAAGTACTCAGACATAAGTAAAAGTGGATACGCCTTTCCTTTCACGACCTTTGCGATAGGTTCTCCTATTGAGTAAGGATATAGATCAACTTCCCTAAGTTTAGTAAGAATTTCATTTAATTTATCATAGTTTTTACTAGAAAAAACCTCTATCTGATCAAAGCTGGAGGAAAAGAGAAATATCTCCTTGTCTTTAAAAAGCTGAGAGAACCTTAGATTATCACAATTGTAACTTTTAAGTATTTGTTCTACTATGGAAAGAAACTCATCAAGAGAAATACGCCTATAGTCTAGTTTTTTCTTAGCCTGCAAACAAAAAACCCCTCTGTATGTGATTTATGCGGGTAAAACCTTATACAATTTTTAACTTCAGAGCTGAATTTCACATTCATGAACTCTTCTAATCCAGGATTAGCCGGGTACCCTTCAATTTTATCCGTCTTCATCCCTAGTTCTTCAATGGCAAAATTTACTACCGCCTCATCCTCTTCTGGGGCTATACTACATGTGGAATAAACTAATATACCTTCTTCCTCAAGAAGTAAATAAGCAGTTGTAATAAGCTTAAGCTGCTCCTCGAAAAAGATTTTCAAGTCGGACATACTCGTCTTTGTCTTTCTACTAGGATCTTCAGGAATTAGACCCTCCCCACTACATGGAGCATCCAGTAATATTTTTGAAAATTTCATTGAGGTTTTAATTAAGTTTTTAGAATCTGTCCGAAGTAAAATAACATTCTTAGCCTTCATTCTATTAATATTAGACATTAAGCTTCTAATTCTATCTCTAGATTTTTCTACTGCTAGAATTAATCCTTTATTACGCATTAACTGTGACAATTGCGTTGTTTTACTCCCCGGTGAAGCTGCCATATCAAGAACTAGGTCATTTTCAAGCGGAGATAAAACATAAGGTGGAACCATTGAAGCAAGACCTTGTATATAATAATATCCGGACAAATATTCTATTGTAGCGCCTAAAGAGGGAGTTTTTGGTTGTTTTATAACTTTATAACCATGTGGAAGCCATTTAACTTTCTCCAACTTAAAGCCCTTATTTTCTAGTCTTGATACAAGTCTCTCACAATCTATCAAAAGGTCATTACATCTAATACTCTTTACAAGCGGTACACTACAATGATACAGAAAATCTTCTAGCTCGTCTTCCATCATATGAATATATCTTTCAATCATATAATCTAGGAAGCCGTACTTTCTAGCTAATTGTTTCGCTCTAAATGAGGGTGAGACTATGAATAACTTCTCGTACCTTTTTATATACTCGTTAATATTCATTTTTTGATGGCACACATAGAAAGGGAAGTTAAAATAAAATTATTTAGCCCACCTTTAAGAGTCTTACTAACAAAGCTAAAAAATAAGTATATTTTTCTAGGAGAAGAGACCCAAAAAGACATATATTACAATAGTCCAATTAGAGATTTTCGCCAAACCGACGAGGCCTTAAGAATAAGGAAAAGTAACGGAAAGATAGAACTTACCTACAAAGGACCTAAACTATCCTCACAAAGTAAATCCAGGTTAGAAATAAACGTCGAGATCTCTAGCCCTGAGGATATGGACAGAATTTTACAGAATTTGGGATTTAAAAAGGTAATAGAGCTAGAGAAAACCAGATGGAACTTTAAGGCAAACAATTACACAATTTCTCTTGATAGTGTCAAAGGATTGGGAGATTTCTTGGAGATTGAAGGAATTGACGTCGACGAGGAGAGTTTGTTAAACTTTGTTAATAATTTCTTACACGAAAACGATATAACAGGAGAGCGTACACTTAAATCTTATCTCGAACTTATGGTGGAGAAAATTGAGAAAACAAATAGCAATCCTAACTGACTTTGGAATTTCCGATAATTA
It encodes the following:
- the radA gene encoding DNA repair and recombination protein RadA, giving the protein MSTNGDGKKVKSLSDLPGIGQSILNKLIEAGYSTLEAVAVASPQDLSVAAGIPQTTAQRIIKEAREALDIRFKTALEVKKERMNTKKITTSSQALDGLLGGGIETRTMTEFFGEFGSGKTQLCHQLSVNVQLPPEKGGLNGKAVYIDTEGTFRWERIEAMAKAVGLDPDTAMNNIYYMRAINSDHQMAIVEDLQELITKEPAIKLVIVDSVTSHFRAEYPGRENLAVRQQKLNKHLHQLVRLAEMYDIATIITNQVMARPDMFYGDPTVAVGGHTLYHVPGIRIQIKKSRGNKRIARVVDAPHLPEGEVVFAITEEGIRDAEE
- a CDS encoding HIT family protein; the encoded protein is MDVLWAPWRSKYISEASKKKDDSCIFCDFPKSTDDKEHLIVYRGKFNFVILNAYPYNPGHIMVVPYRHVSSIELLSDEEALELFSIVKRAIKILRKVYSPDGFNLGINIGRVAGAGIDQHVHVHIVPRWNGDANFMPVIGGIKVLPELLEDTFNKLYKEFNNEDEAFDR
- the cyaB gene encoding class IV adenylate cyclase, yielding MAHIEREVKIKLFSPPLRVLLTKLKNKYIFLGEETQKDIYYNSPIRDFRQTDEALRIRKSNGKIELTYKGPKLSSQSKSRLEINVEISSPEDMDRILQNLGFKKVIELEKTRWNFKANNYTISLDSVKGLGDFLEIEGIDVDEESLLNFVNNFLHENDITGERTLKSYLELMVEKIEKTNSNPN
- a CDS encoding NOL1/NOP2/sun family putative RNA methylase; translation: MNINEYIKRYEKLFIVSPSFRAKQLARKYGFLDYMIERYIHMMEDELEDFLYHCSVPLVKSIRCNDLLIDCERLVSRLENKGFKLEKVKWLPHGYKVIKQPKTPSLGATIEYLSGYYYIQGLASMVPPYVLSPLENDLVLDMAASPGSKTTQLSQLMRNKGLILAVEKSRDRIRSLMSNINRMKAKNVILLRTDSKNLIKTSMKFSKILLDAPCSGEGLIPEDPSRKTKTSMSDLKIFFEEQLKLITTAYLLLEEEGILVYSTCSIAPEEDEAVVNFAIEELGMKTDKIEGYPANPGLEEFMNVKFSSEVKNCIRFYPHKSHTEGFFVCRLRKN